Within the Novosphingobium pentaromativorans US6-1 genome, the region AGCAAGCCACCCGAAATCGGAAGCTTGAAACAAACATCGACGCGCTTTGCGCGACCGAAGGGTATGAGGGCAGAAGAATGGCAGAACATGGGAACTCTCGAAAAAGTGGAGGCTGTCTATCCCGCGAGCCGGGAGCGCAAGATGCTCGAATCCAAACATGCGACATGGCACGGACGACACGGCAAACGTCATCCCTAAAAGTCATTTGAGCAATTGGATGGGAAGCTCCGCATGGTTGCCGAATTCGGAATAGCCAGTTTGCGGCGGAAATGCCCGTGTTTCAGTCGTTTGTCATCGCACTCGCGAAATCTGGAGGCCGCCGTTTACATTGACCAAATCGAAGGGCGAAGATCTCGGAGAGCGCTCATCCGATGCACATTGCGCGAACGTCTGCAACTCGACGAAACAAGCCTCGCAGCATCGCGGAAACACGTCAACCGACTCCGGGCACCGCCATCAGACGCATGGTGCGGAATCTCTCCGTATCCGAAGTCTGGATGCAGAAGTACGATTAGGGCCTGCCGTTCACATCAACAAAAATATCTCGAAACATCTCGTATTCGGTCTGAAGCGGGCCCCGGCGGCCATTGGGCTTGTCGAACATATCCGGCGGTGAATGCGGATGGGCATGGCACGCTGACCTGAAGTTCTCGTATCGCGCTGCGGCAGACGGATAGCCCGGCCCAAAGTCTAGCCCTGCAGTCCAGGCCTCAACCTCGACCCGGCTCCAGACATTGAAGAAAAGTGCGATCACCGACACCGAGACGGCACGGGCGGCCTCATACTCCGAAGTGTAAACCACATTTGGCGCGTTACCGGCATGTGATATTGCCTCGAACAGGCTTTCGAGGCCGCCTTTGTGCCATTTGCTTTCTTGCTCGCGGTACCAGAGCCCTGACATCATCATGTCCGCAATCGGCCCCTGACCGGTGACCGGCGGTTCCTCAGCAAAGACTGTTGGCGGAATATATATGTAGTCGAGAACCCATTTCGCGGCGATCTGGTCGGCCTCTAATTCCATGTTCTCCCTCGATTTGCGGCGACGCAGCGGGTTCCACGACGGGCGGTGGCGCAAGATATGAGCGAGCTCATGGGCGACGACAAAGCAGGCGAGCGAAATGAGCCTGAGAAAAAAATGCGTTGCGGTTTGGCGGGTGGCGCGCTCGCCCGTGTCCCGCAGTGTTCTTTCCAGGAAACACTGCCGCAGCCTTTCATCCTCCCGCCAAACCCCAGACTCGTTTCGGACAAAGTTCCTCGCCGAACGGGTGATAAGCTTCTTGATCTCCTCGTTTGTCAGGGTCGGTCCGTGAACGAGGCTGCCGTCAAAGGCATAGAGTGCCTCATAGGCAGTGTGGAGTTCGGAAATGTCGCGGATAAGCGACATCACACTCCGGCGGATGGTGATTGTCCCGCTTTTCAGGTCAGTGTTGGCATAGTATCCGGGCGTATTCTCAAAAACGAGATTGAATGTTTCAGGGGGTTGGACAGAATTGTCCGCATAACGCGAGGTTGCTACTAGCCTCTCAAGTGCACTGTCGAAGAGCGGCGCGGGGTTCTTGGAAATCGCATCGACGAATGCGGGCATGCACGCGACGTCCTCGAAGGCCGCCCGCGCCAGAGCCTCATAGTCTTCACGCGCTTGTGGGCTTGTCATCTTCCCGCATTTCCAGCGCGGCTGCCCGTGCTTTCGCAAGTTCCGCATGGGCAACGCGAAGCGCCTCCTGCGCCGCGGACAGAGTCTGGTCGGCTGTGTTCTTGCCATCAATGTAAATGTTGATGTGGCTGGCCGAATTCTTTTCCGTCAGCCAAACACCTACCAACCCGCCCGCGAGGAGTTCACCCGTCGTCCGGGTCAAACCCGCAAGTTCGGTGTGCTCATTGCGCGAAAGAAACCACCACAACAGGGCAAGCCCAATTATAGCTAAAATGGCTATTATGATCCGGCCATTTTGGGCGACAAACTTGCCCTCTGGCTGCCTCTGGCCTGGAACAGGGGTGAACCCCATGGCTTCCTGTTTCTTGAAAAACAGCACGGTTTCCACCTTTCCGCACAGTCACATTCACCTAACCTACACTGGACTTAGCGAAGACTCACGCGCTTTCCGTATTGAACCGCGCCGGGTTTGCAGGAGCCTACAACTCGTGAGAAGGATCGACATCACGAGAAAGACGGCGAACGAGTCTTCTCTTCAAGTGCGCGAGCGGGTCGTGCGGATGGTCTTCGACAACGACAGTCAGCATGGCCCAACCTCGCAGGCGATCATGTCGATCTCGGCGAAGATTGGCGGTGCGGATAGGGATATGAACCGCCGCTAGTGCGAGTCGGCATCCAAGACCTGCCCTTCCGCAACCGGCCAACTTCAGCCATTGGCAGTGATGCATCGACAAGATGTACCACTGCCCCCGGTCTCAGCCGGTGATGATCACCTCGCCCACGGCCTTGGCCTTGTCGCTGCCACCCACCGTGTAAGTCAGCCGCTCTTCGCGGAACTCGAACCCTTCGAAAATCCGCCGCACCTCGGGGTGATCATTGAGCGACAGGACGAACCGCCCCCGGATCCCGCGCAGCTGCTCGGCCATAAGCTCGAACTGGCCTCGGTCGAACAGATCGCGGCCATAGTCGCCCTCACAGCCGAAGTAGGGCGGGTCAAGGTAGAACAGCGTGCCCGGCCGATCGTAGCGCGCGATGAAATCCGACCAGGGCAGCCGCTCAATCACGACGCCGGCCAGGCGCTCATGCACTGCCTCGATCATCGGCCCCAGCTTCGTCACGTCGAAGCGGGCCGGCGTCGACGGATCCACGCCGAAGCCGCGCCCCCTGACCTTCCCGCCGAACGCCAAGCGCTGGAGGTAGAGGAACCGCGCCGATCGCTGCAGGTCGGTGAGCGAGCTGGGCTCCAGCGCCAGCAGCTTCTCGAACCCGGCCCGGCTCGTCACCTGCCAGCGAAGCATGTCCAGGAAGGCGAGGTAGTGGTGCTGGATCACGCGGAAGAAAGTGGCGACGTCTTCCGACCAGTCGTTGATCACTTCCGCCTTGGGCCGCTGGTCGCGGCGCAGGAACACGCCGCCCATGCCGACGAAGGCCTCGGCATACGTGCGATGCTCGATCGAGTTGATCAGCGCGACCAGGCGCTTGGCCAGCTGCCGCTTGCCGCCGATGTACGGCGCCAGCGGCCTCACCGGCTCGACCGGATCGAGGATGGATTGGGGATTCGACAGCATCGCCTTTGTTTCCTATTTGTTC harbors:
- a CDS encoding DNA adenine methylase — translated: MLSNPQSILDPVEPVRPLAPYIGGKRQLAKRLVALINSIEHRTYAEAFVGMGGVFLRRDQRPKAEVINDWSEDVATFFRVIQHHYLAFLDMLRWQVTSRAGFEKLLALEPSSLTDLQRSARFLYLQRLAFGGKVRGRGFGVDPSTPARFDVTKLGPMIEAVHERLAGVVIERLPWSDFIARYDRPGTLFYLDPPYFGCEGDYGRDLFDRGQFELMAEQLRGIRGRFVLSLNDHPEVRRIFEGFEFREERLTYTVGGSDKAKAVGEVIITG
- a CDS encoding ImmA/IrrE family metallo-endopeptidase, with amino-acid sequence MTSPQAREDYEALARAAFEDVACMPAFVDAISKNPAPLFDSALERLVATSRYADNSVQPPETFNLVFENTPGYYANTDLKSGTITIRRSVMSLIRDISELHTAYEALYAFDGSLVHGPTLTNEEIKKLITRSARNFVRNESGVWREDERLRQCFLERTLRDTGERATRQTATHFFLRLISLACFVVAHELAHILRHRPSWNPLRRRKSRENMELEADQIAAKWVLDYIYIPPTVFAEEPPVTGQGPIADMMMSGLWYREQESKWHKGGLESLFEAISHAGNAPNVVYTSEYEAARAVSVSVIALFFNVWSRVEVEAWTAGLDFGPGYPSAAARYENFRSACHAHPHSPPDMFDKPNGRRGPLQTEYEMFRDIFVDVNGRP